From the genome of Ictalurus punctatus breed USDA103 chromosome 5, Coco_2.0, whole genome shotgun sequence:
CTGTACAAATCCCTgggaatgagctgttactatagaaacaaaaatGCATTAGAACGAGCGCTTTAATATGATAAACCAATGATTCGTCTTGCAGTTGGCACTACTGTCCGTGttgcagttatagaaaatgtatcaacatattctgaccaatcagaatcgataTGTTGGCAGTGCTGTTAGTTAGTGTCATTGCAGGAGAGTAGCTGTTACTTGTCACTTGTTATAGTTGTATTACACCATGACTGTTACAATTTAATTGCTTATGCCATTCTGTGGCCAAGGCTAaactgagcactggttttaacCAATCCAGTGTCTCAGCTGTCCGTATGATATCTCAGTGCTGTAAAGAAGAGCTATCCAGTAAGGTGCATGTCTATCGTTACAGTGCCTGACACAGCGCTCATGTGAGACGGTGTACGATTGCAGTCCGTGTGGCCAAGCGTAGTTTGTGTGACACaaaagacgagagagagagagcgagagagagaacgagactGTCATCAATTTTTAACAGACCTCGATTCACTGCTTCTGCGATTTATGAAAAGGTAGCAGTTCCTTTCTAACGGACCTGGTTGGGTCAGCATCAGTGTCGCTTGCGATATTTCTCCATATAGAGATGACAAACTGAGATGAAGAGTACTGCTCTTACTTCCTGTGGGCCATTAGCAGCTCTCTGTGCAGCTCCTGATGGCTCCTCGAGACCTTCACTGGGTTGTTTAGATTCCTTGGACTCTCACCAGTATTTTGTTTATCTGCATGTTCTGggataaaatgaaatatatagatttttttttttaggtcatcCTGCTCTTTTTAACAAATTCTGTTTTAACTTTATATGGTTtctatttattatattgttttattatctAATTTTGTGCTATATTAAAGGTGCACtctgtaattttttaaatatacttatACACAATATCCTAATAATTACATAACACCAAAAATATGTTCAAAGCTGCAATCTGCAATATTGCTATGCAGTAAATCTAATTTCCTTTACTTCAGGTTTCcgtttgggggggagggggggtccTTCAGCCTAGAAGCTGTATTAGCTCTTATTTAGCTATAgcttttataattatattgtaATTTACTCCcttaaattaattatattgtataaaatatttcaaatattaaataaattatatttagcCTCATACATGTTATTTCCAGATTATTTGGGCTGTATTATAGGggcaatttgtacattttataaaatatattattatacctTATTAAGCATGTAATTTGAAAAATATCTTTAAAGCTGCAATTTGCAATATTGTCATGACGCAAGTACAcgtgtaatttaatttatttccgGCTTTCATTTTTCTAGCCTGGAAATGAGCTTTGCCCCAAGCCCAAACAGAGCTGCTCCTTTTCCTTCAAATGCAACTCACAAAGCACCCATGGTTTCAGCTGAGGATGTGTGTTCGGTTGTGTGACGAGAAAGGCTGTCATGTGTCACTGGAATTGCAATTCACCCCACAGCCAGCAGAGGACTCTAAATATGACAGACTGCTTCTTTAACTCTCTTTTTCCCTTTAAAACCGTGGcatttaataacaaaacaaattttTACATTCTGCAAATGTGTATATAGTAAGTTTTTGAGTGTAGTGATATTTTATGAGTACTCATCTCACATATAAAAAGTTATAACACAAACTCACCTCTGTTATGGCCATGTGGAAACCCATGACTGTTGATAAACGTGCCATTTGTCATCCGTGTCCTGAGGTGTGTTGGTCTCAGTGAGCTGCCATCACTGGAGGACAGAGCGTTCTTCAGCTCGTGTTCATACGGTGGTGGAGGGAGCGGGTGCAAGGCTGCTGCCCTCATTGCACACACTGCTTTCAGGGAGGCGATCACCTGAGATTTGGCCCTGAGCCACAGCTCCTGCTGCATGCTGGGAAACTGCAGggggtcaggtgtgtgtgtgtgagagagagaggtgatgtTTTGGGGTTGCCAATGAAtgtaaaagagagagcgagaagagTGGAGAGATTAAGTTTCACCTAAGTGGGAGATGTATAATTCATCTAGCACTAATGATTCATGAGTTATCTCAGGTAAATATGTGCAGCAAATCTGATTCAACATGCAAAATATAGCTGATTATTAAACTCATTAAACTGTATCACTGGATTTAATAACAGACATAGGACACAAGTATATGTAAGTGTCTTCTGCATTGTTAAATTGTCaagttgcaataataataaaaacttaaatATGTGACATTAGAATTAATGGCATAGTAAATGACTTCTTTCATAAGAGCATCATCGTATGAAACCTGAACAGAGAAAACACAATGTAAAGCATGATTCAGAGCATCTGTTGTACACCAGTGCACAAGTTTACACTAACAGCTTCTACAAAATGTTTACCTTGCAGTTATTTCTGCGTCATTCCCTTGCTAGCTCAGTTTACTCAAAGTATTGTTGTTAATATAAACTCACCTGAAGTGTGTCACTCCATGAGCGAGCTGTCCTCCTCAGTGagcagcagcagctctcagATTAACACAGCATACATGTCAGAAAGCCGAGTGTTTATCTGAGCCTCTCATCTAAAGAGAAATTCCTGTTTCTACCACAAGAGGGCGGTGTGGAGCAGCATggacctgctgctgctgcacaaaaaaaaaaccaaaaaaaaacaaccccacaataacaacaaacacGTCTCTTGAAGTAAACCACACCGGAagttgtttattaaatattgttGTCGGTGCTTTCcgaataaataaagtaatttaaACCCTAcaaatataatgatatattttctgtctcacacatttctctctcattcgACTTTTAAGACTTGGTCCAGTTTGAGTTTAATGGTATTTCTGGACGATTCCATGATTGCGACGCCTTTTAGCATGTGaaactctttattattattttcattaaagaATCAGGGATATCTTTAACGCTTCAAAAATGTGTTAACCCATCTCAGACAACAgtacaatattttaaataaaggtttTATGCTGACAAATTCCTCTTAATAATggcagatttttttgtttgttttgttttgagcaTAGAATTAGCAAAGAAAATGTGGTCaactagcatccatgctaatggcAGGAGGACATTAAAAACATTCCAAcgattttctttcatttaaatgaaagaaaatcgTTGGAATGTTTTTAATGTCCTCCTgccattagcatggatgctagtcCATGCACACAACAACACATTCACAATACTATTGAATGAGAgctcatttttcttcttctcatggTCTTGAGGAAATTCAGATGATGCATCATCCTGTTGAACATGCCTCtactgtccatccatccatcttctataccgcttatccttttcagggtcaaaGGGAACCcggagcctctcccagggagcatcgggcacaaggcggggtacaccctggacggggtgccaatccatcgcagggcacaatcacatacacattcacacacccattcatacactacggacactttggacatgccaatcagcctaccatgcatgtctttggactgggggaggaaaccggagtacccggaggaaacccccatagTACTAAATACTAAGAATCTTTGAATTTCATTTTCACTCAGCCTGTTatgctgataatataatttgtaatgaaaaatgTGGTATTCAAttagaaaagtaaataaaatagaagTATTTAGACCCCACTATACTGTATGAGCATATAATTATACCGTATATCAGCAGAGTGAGCAGAGATAACAGCTCAATTTCCCTGATTGAGAGAGCAAGCCGAATCAAAAACAGATCTGCTCTCTCCTAAACCTCTCTGATCCACCAGTGTAACTGGAGAACAGACATACCGAGCTCAGGGATCTTTTTACCTGAACGTAATTAGAAAAAgttttaggttgtttttttttaccctgtttttttttttttaatgcctttaCAAGCTCCTCATTCTCTTAGCTACGAAACGTAAACTCAGTCAGCATAAAACACTCACAAACCAACTCCTGACTGGATCAGAACATGTGatatccaaaacacacacacacacacacacacacacacacacacacacatatatatatatatatatatctcagttgaatcagatgtgttagagcagggaagaTGTTAAAATCATGTGGAATAGGTGGTATTCCAGGACCTGGTTTGGGGACTTGTGGTCTAAAAATATTCTGGTGAAGCAACTCCCTGAAACTCAGCATTCAGTTTTAAACATATGTATTTCTTGTGTCAGTCGTTTCCACTAAGCCAAGATCGTTCCAGATATAACAAACATTGATACACCAGGTACAATTTGTGAACAAGTAtgcaattttgtgtgtgtgtgtgtgtgtgtgtgtgtgtgtgtgtgtgtgtgtgtgtgtgtgtgtgtgtgtgtgtgtgtgtgtgtgtgtgtgtgtgtgtgtgtgtgtgtgtgtgtgtgtattgcccAGTGATGGAGTGGCATCCTATGCAGAGTGTATTCCTGCTTTAAATTCAGGGTTGCTCTAAAAGGCTTCAGATCCACCACTAACCTGAACCATGAATAAAACAATTCGCTTTATAAgatcatatactgtacactggTCATACAGGTTTATAATGACCTCACAGTCAGTAGAGAAATTAATTCATCATTCCTACAAACAATACTTGCAAATAGAAAGCATTGTGGATCAGAAGAGGCATTGCATGTGTTGAATCAGTTCTAGGACCAGGGTCTGTGAAGCACAGCCAGGGGGTGcgttaatatttaaatttagttacagtggtggaaatcacaacccgaCATTACAAaattattgcatttttattattaaattcttATATTTATGACGGGATTGATCCAAACCTCAATACATATTTGAATGTTATGCcatttaaattttaataaaaatgtattctacTGGTGGAAAGATCAGGAACAAAAAGGTCTAGGACTcatataaatagacaaaatagtATTGtgcacatttgaataattaaccTAGTACTTGAAGAGTTGGATTAGGTTAATAAAATACATCTATACTGAGAGACATATGTTTAagaaatttatttcattttatattttttttaacagttaaagGGGTTTCCTGAACTAGAATGTGTTTAAATTCCTAAACCTCTCACTTACTATACGAAACAGTTAACATTACCCCATCACCCATCCTTTCATTTTTTAAGCCAGACGCTGAACAGAAATAAACCAGTACAACAAGGACACTTAAGTTACTTTTATTCTATACTACACATTTCACAAAACAGTGACTGCCATATGAAAATTACAGCTTTGTGTTAAAATGAAATGCTCAGTGAAAAAAACAGGAAAGCAGTGGATTAAAACTGTGAGGGAGGGGATTTCAGAGGTCAAAACAAATTTCAGACCAGTCTCAAGACAAAAGTAACAAGttactttttgtcttttttttttttttgaacaaggAAATGTATGATTTATGGAGATTTCACTACAATTTGTGATAAAGCAAACATACTTATAAGCCACAATATTGTTTATACACACAGTAATAATGCAGGTCACGTCCAGTGGTGTGGGGGAAAAATATCAGAATCATGGTGTCAgtgaacatttttaataaatagggTAACTTGGGAAGTATGTACTAGTTAGAATTTTTCTGTGTGTAAAGATCATGTTTGATTAGTCTTAAATAATGTAATGAAgcacattattattttagaaataaaagtcTTTGACGCAAAGTTAGAGCTTTGTTTCAGTTGGGAGCTTCATcccaaaatattttctttctatGATTCCATTATTTTAATCACACCACTGTCCGGTTAAGCATCCCATATACAGGAACATGGTTTAAGCATGCACTGGCATGTAGCTGACCAACATGTGCCGATCAACTACAAAATATGAatcatattatatacatatataaacaaaatcacTGCTCTGATAAGAACAGCGATATGTTTATGCTACCAAGTCCTGCTAGTTATGGTCAAAATCAAGGAGCTTAGAACAATTTGTAGGTACACAGTaaagcaaacaacaaaaacaaaacaaaaacactattcAACAAACAAAATTATGTACAAGTACCTACAAAGTCTGAAGACAAATTTCCTAAAAATCAGTCAACTCGGCAAATAATTAAGGCACTGTCCCAGATCCTGTTTCTCTCACCTGATGTGTTCCCTTCAGCATAAACACTAGTGCCTTATTGCtttgataaataataaagaagaacTACACATGGCTTTGCTTGTACTTGTAACAGAGTAGTAATTGTTTTAACAGTGCTTtgtgtttaaccctgtgtaaaAAGATTGCAAAACTGGCAGTAGTTCTGACAGGACAATATTGAcagtcctttttaaaaaattttttttttttttttttaaacacttgcTCTAGGTAGCAGCGAGACCTCCAGACCTCTGCACAGaacttcatttattcattacgATGCTGAGTAGGGGTGTTACGGTTCATAGTATGATATTTTAAAACTAGGTTATCACTGAATTGACAGACCAtataaaaaaaccaaaaaaacacgAGCAGGTGgtgaaaattaaagaaaaatatttgacGAAAAATTGTGTATAAAATCCTTGCATACAAAAAcctatggggggaaaaaaaagcatcaaaTCCCAATAGAAAAATATTTATGAGAATAATTTTTCCATAAAATCTCTGACACAGTCAGTATTTATTGTTATAAGCTGCTTGGTGAAAATAGTTGTTTAATTTAGCTCTGGTCAGCAACATCATGTTCTTCTGTGCGTTGTGTATGATAAAGTTAGAAACACTAGTTATTATGGTTTAAGGTGAGTCCTGAAGGAGGGGGTTGCCGCAGTTAGACACACAAAGGATGAAAACCACTTGactgggtaaaaaaaacaaataaacaaacggGTAGACAGTAATAAGAAGTCATTTCATACTGTGAAACCGTAACAACCATACTGAATGTACAGTACAGCAGATGaaaagtgttcctattaatCTGTTTTTCCAATAAAGATGGTCTTTCTAGTTTAAGCATACAGAAGTCTGAAGGACAAAGCTTCGGAAGCAGTGCATTATAGATGAAGTATGAAATGGAACACACTTGAAAATTAAGCTCACAAACATCATTCTGAACATGCCTCAGCTGTGCACTAATACTGTCGGACTGTCAGTCATTCTAGGTAGTAGAACAATTGACAAAGCAGGGTCTAATTTCCTTCATACATAACTCTCTCTGAAGACAGCAGCTAAATACAAGacaggaatttttatttattttttgttaaatgcacACTGGTCTTTTGGGATGGGTGTGGTGTGTTACAATGTCCATGAGACTAAAAGCAAGTTTCATAACTTGCCTTGCTTCAGAAAGCTCATCATGAAATGAGATGAGGCTCCGGTGAGCTTTCAGTTCCTCAAAGCTGTGCAACACTTGAGCAAACCAACAAGACAGTGAGAGGAGAAATAGAAAAAGTGAGGTAGAGGACATGAAAAACGGACAAtaagacagaaacagaaaaatagacgagacgagacgagaatAAGCACAAGAGGAGCCCAATGCGTTTTGGAGTGGGATGAAGTGGATGTCGGATCGGGTCGGGTCGGGTCTGGAGGGTTAAGGGTGGATCTGAGCTGGGCATGAACACGGTCCACACACACTGGAGCAGGACAGGAGGAATGGAGCATTCACCGCTGTAAAAACAGGCCGGAAAACACAAATCAATCGCATGACAGTGACAAAAATGCACAATCAGAGAATTAGGGGTGTTCTAGCTGCATGAATTAAAATGTGCAATTAGGCCAAATTTCACATTAAGGTGCATGGCTATTATGTGGCAGATGGTCATAAAACTATAAAGGCATTCATCAAGAGagcaaaaaacaataacaaaaaaacagcacaatgaccatggcacattttaaaaaaaggtaccTATTATGTTACACACAGTTTATTATAATAGAAATGTTAAGTTACTCTGACCAcattaatactttttttcctttcaagcatattttacaaacattaaagattttttaaaaatgaattccaatttatttttcattgtcTCTGCTCATCAACTGTTAATCTATAGTTAATCTATCAGTTTGCTAAATTTCTGTCTTTTGTTCTGCATCAGTGGCAGCAGATCTGATACCAAGATTTCTAAAGTGCTCAAATTTGTATAGAAAAATCAATATATGATGCAATATTAAAACTGTGATGataaaatgtgctttttctGAGATAGAGGGTGTTGTCAGTATAAAGTAGCTGGTTGAAAGTTAAACGTCTATTTTCATTCCATTTCCTTTTTATGCTGAATAGATTatgctttaaaaatgatttaaaatgtggcatttttttttctttttttattgacacactaccagtcaaattttttttgtaaatagaaTGCTAGTTTtctaataaaagaaatgaatatgttggcacaatcatatttttgtctacaacaccgatttcaaacatttaatcatacaccttcagatcaaaagggtTTTAGGAtcataaacatttcagtcgagtgtctccaaacttttgaccggtaatGTATATGTAGGTATTTTCATAACACCTTGTATATCATAGGAGATTTTTCCATTATTAGCCTGAGTGGAAAtgagttattatttttatttggtatGTTTATGTTGACGACTACTGGAACGGCTATTTGACTCTGAACTTCGTTTGTTATGTGCAGGTTTGCGATTTGTATCAGCGCCTGTGTGCTGCTTTTTCAGTGCATCCTGCTGCTTTCTGTTCTCTTGGCTTGGAACAAAAAATGCCTCCTCCACGTTATTACA
Proteins encoded in this window:
- the si:ch211-218o21.4 gene encoding uncharacterized protein si:ch211-218o21.4 encodes the protein MQQELWLRAKSQVIASLKAVCAMRAAALHPLPPPPYEHELKNALSSSDGSSLRPTHLRTRMTNGTFINSHGFPHGHNREHADKQNTGESPRNLNNPVKVSRSHQELHRELLMAHRK